The stretch of DNA TTTTCTCTTTTCCAGCGTGGTGGTATTGACATTGTATATGGATCACTCAGAAATCTAATGAAGTTGGAAGGTGCTTTTGGAATGACACCTCAAGAAGTTTATAATGCAGTTCATTATGAGAAACATCATAAACAGGTGTGAGTGCTTGCATATGTATTGCATTTCCATGGCTATggttttattaatattcaagttttGAATTAACATCTTTAATAAACCTACAATACAATTGGCTAATGTTGCTGGCATGGCAGGAGCAAATCAATGAATTGTTGGAAGAAATTGAGAATGATCAAGTGGCGGACGAACCGGTTAATCCCTTTCGCTTGCCAACTATCTTTAGAGCAAGCttggagaagaaaagagaaggtaATTTTATAGTGGCAGGATTTATAGCCACGGTCACATTCGCGGCAGCGATAACCGTCCCAGGTGGTTTCAAGAGTGAAAAAGGATCCGAAGAGGGTACTCCTTTTCTGATTCATGATGCAGCCTTTAAAGTATTTATCATATCGAATGCATTTgcctttattttctctctttccaCCCTCTCCGTTTACCTTAGGACGATGTATTTCTTTTCCTCAAACTCAAATCAGCAACGCGAAACTTTAATAATACGGATGATCGGTAGGCAACTCCTTAGTGGTGCACGGATTGCAATGGTGATTGCTTTCAGCACAGCCAGCTATGTTGTGTTAAAACCTTCTCACGCACTTGCCATAGCTTCATGTTTGGTCGGCCCTGCCTTTATTTTCACTTCTTTACTTACCCGCAAATGCATGTTAATTCTTCTGTGGAAACGGTTTTACTTTGGGAAAATTTCTTGTTTTAGACTTGtttttttaccattttcattGGTGTACAAAGCCCAATTTTGCCCAAAGCCCAGCAAACCCTCCTAAAAAAACCAAGCCCAATTTTAAACCCACTACCCCAAAACCAACAAAACAAAAATAGACCCAATTCCAAACCAACATTAATATACCCGGGCCCAACTGGTCTAACCCACTAACACCCAACCCATTACAGAACAGACCCAACTCGAGGCCCATTGTTTTAGCCCAGCAAACTAACAGCcaaaactagggtttcagaaagtCTGAAACCCTAGCGCCGCATTTGATGACCTTTGACCTGCCGTCGCCGCCACTGTCACCGGACGTCCCATCCGTGTCCATCACCGCCATACCCCCTTGCGCCGTCACCTGCAAAAACACGCAAGAAACAGTAGCAACCAGAggagaaaatcataaaaaattaatgtaaacAGACTATAAAAAACCAAGGATCCCCCACTGTGAAGGGGTTCGATTTTTGGTGATTCTCtgttcttctttccttttttgtaatattcaaaaaaaaatcaaaaaatcaaaaggTGATTTTATTTTCTCGTTTTCGCATCTCTTTTCTCATACTCgtttattttttgtatatatacatacatacatatatatatattaaaagcaGTTTATTTGcggaaaatacaaaaaaaattacatttttgaattttccggccaccgcgtgcagTGGCCAGCGTGCCACCGGTACGGTGGGCCGATGATCGGCGCGGGGTGGGTTTGGAACCCTGAACGCTTGGCTGTTGAGAGAAAATGTGGAGTTTTTTTTAGGGAAacggttaaaatgattttttggaAGAAAAATGGGTTTAAATACCCAatccaaacggcgccgttttaccCTTAGGGGTTaggtgccaaaacgacgtcgttttggccctcACCTGCGCGGTGAACCGACCcagaggggaggatccgcgtgctTTCTTAAAAGGGGTTATTTACGCGCACAGTCCCTCTTGTTTTTCAGCGCattacaatttgatcctattttgttgttttcttttattttgatttagccctaagattttacttttgtttcattttagtccattgaGGTTCTGCGTTTTAGAACTTTGGGTTTATTTACCATGTTGATCCCCTTCTTTCTGCGCgcgttacaatttagtcccctctgtctctttttatttcaaattcgcCCAGTATTTTTGTTCTTACTTTGATTTAGCCTCCCTTTCTAGCATTTTCACTATTTtgttcattatttttaatattattattattttctttattattattatatttactattattatcatctttactATTGCTATtagtatatttattaatattattgttattattgttatgtttttatttatattcacttatgtaaattttagatatgtgttctattatattattattataattgttttttatacatatatgtatatatattttactaacttatttaatatat from Gossypium hirsutum isolate 1008001.06 chromosome D04, Gossypium_hirsutum_v2.1, whole genome shotgun sequence encodes:
- the LOC107911529 gene encoding uncharacterized protein isoform X2 — encoded protein: MAFRGSSYPIEFSLFQRGGIDIVYGSLRNLMKLEGAFGMTPQEVYNAVHYEKHHKQEQINELLEEIENDQVADEPVNPFRLPTIFRASLEKKREGNFIVAGFIATVTFAAAITVPGGFKSEKGSEEGTPFLIHDAAFKVFIISNAFAFIFSLSTLSVYLRTMYFFSSNSNQQRETLIIRMIGRQLLSGARIAMVIAFSTASYVVLKPSHALAIASCLVGPAFIFTSLLTRKCMLILLWKRFYFGKISCFRLVFLPFSLVYKAQFCPKPSKPS